The Imtechella halotolerans DNA window CCTGTACTTCCAGTTCTGGTTACTAAAATATCATCCTCATAACAAATAACTGATTGTAATGGTGATTCAATATAATAGTTTACATCACTTCCTTTAAGAAATTGTACTGTTATATAAAAATATCTATTCTCACCATTTTCTGTCTTTCTTTCATTTATAGGTATTTGTAGGCCTTGATTAACAGTACAAAGTTGACTTAATGGTATCATTTCAAAATTATTATCAAACAATAACTTTGTTTCGTAATAACTATATTGCGTTTTTCGTGCTGTAAGCTCTGCTGTAAGCTCTGCTGTAAGCTCTGCTGTAAGCTCGGTGAAGGTATCGAGAATTCCAACTATTTTTTGTTGAATTTCGAGTGATTTTTTGGGGTTATCTGGGCAGGGAATTGGTATTTGGAGTTTTAAAATAGCTTCCTTGGAAATACTAAAAGGAACGGCTGTTTTGTTTGATATTGAATACAAATATTCCTGTTTGTTCATTAAAAAATAATACAAGTATTTTTTTGAGAAAATGTTTTCATCAATCGGGAAAATTGTAAATGCTACATCGTTTGCCCAAAATTTTTCAGTTTGCCATTTTACATAACCAGCTGTTCCATATTGAGCAATTGTTATTGAATTTTTATCACGATTGTATTCATTAACATAACCCATATATCCTGTTCCACCTGAAACAACAGGATATTTCCCATCACTTAATAAATCTTTTTTTGTTACACGAACACCCCGAATTATTTCTGCAACCTCACCAAGTGTTTTCCATTCCACTTCCACACCCTCTAATAATTTATCTAAAAAACTCATGCTTCAATCTCTTTTATAATGTTGTCAATATCGGCACGAAGCTGGTCTATTTTTACTACTGTTTTAGCGACTTCTTTGTTTAGCTCTACAATGTCAATTTGTTCGCGGTTGTCTTTGGCTTCTACATAAGAACTTACCGAAAGATTATAATCGTTTTCAGCAATTTTAGTATTGTCGATAGTGGTAGCCACATGTGCAACTTCAGCTTTACTATCAAACATATCCATAATTTTATCAATATGTTTATTTGTTAGCTCATTATTGTTGGTTACTTTTTTAAAGAAATCTTCTCCAGTAGCATCAATAAATTGAGTTTTAGGTTCGGTTTTATTTTTTGCCAATACTAAAATATTAACAGCAATAGAAGTACCGTAAAATAAGTTAGGCGCTAAAGCAATAACGGTTTCTACAAAGTTATTATCTACTAAATATTTTCTAATTTTTTGTTCAGCACCGCCACGATAAAAGATTCCTGGAAAACAAACCAAAGCCGCTCGTCCTTTACTTGATAAATAACTTAAACAATGTAACACAAAGGCAAAATCAGCTTTCGATTTTGGTGCCAATACGCCTGCAGGCGCAAAACGGTCGTCATTAATTAACGTAGGGTCGTCAGAGCCAATCCAATGGACTGAGTAGGGCGGATTTGAAACAATGGCATCAAAGGGTTTTTCATCACCAAAATCTGGTTCTAACAACGTATTTCCTAAGGCAATGTTGAACTTATCATAATTGATATTGTGCAAAAACATGTTCATACGTGCCAAGTTGAAAGTTGTATGGTTTATTTCTTGACCAAAAAAACCTTCTTCAATGATATGGCTATCAAAATGCTTTTTTGCCTGTAATAATAAAGAACCGGAACCAGCAGCTGGGTCATAAATTTTATTTACAGTGGTTTGCTTGTGCATCGCCAATTGTGCAATTAATTTAGAAACCGTTTGAGGCGTGAAAAACTCACCGCCTGATTTTCCTGCATTAGCTGCATAGTTTGATATTAAAAACTCATAAGCATCACCAAAAAGGTCTATTTGGTTATCTTCAAAGTTACCAAAGTTTAATTCTTCAACACCTTTTAAAACAGCTGCTAATCGACTGTTTTTGTTTTCAACGGTATTCCCTAAACGAGAACTTGTAGTATCAAAATCTGCAAACAACCCTTTAATGTCTTGTTCTGAAGGATATCCATTAGCAGAACTTTCAATCGCATTGAAAATTTCTTTTAATTGTGTGTTTAGGTTTGGATTGATATTAGCTGTTTTAGCCATATTTTTAAAAAGTTGGCTTGGATAAATGAAATAGCCTTTTGTTTTAATAGCATCGTCTTTTATTTCAGGTGTTATGACACTATTTGGTAAATTTGGATAATCAATACTATCATCGCCAGCTTCAAAATAATTGGTGAAATTTTCACTAATGAATCGATAGAAAAGTGCTCCTAAAACGAATTGTTTGAAATCCCAACCATCAACTGCACCACGAACATCGTTTGCTATTTTCCAAATTTTATTTTGTAATTCTTGTTTTTGAATTGTACTTGTCATTATTTTTTCTTGTAATTTTTTATTGCTTGGTTATACCATGAAATTTTTAATTTTTCTACTTACTTCTCTTTCCACTTGTTCAAAATCTGGTAAATTTTTGATTTGATCACTCATTGAATTTTTCCAACGTGCTTTGTATTGTGGCAATTTTTGCTCTAGTTTGGTATGAAAATCTTCGGGATATAGTTCTTTGCTAATGCATTTATTTCGAAATTCATTGGTGTAATATTCAACCTCCATTTGTTCTACTTCTAATAAATACCATATATCATAATAGTCTCTTGGTTGAGTGCGTTGCATGGTGCATCGTAATTTTTCGACTAATAGTTCTTCTAAAGAATAGCATAATAGTTTATTATCCTCTAAATCTGAATAATCTACAATAGCATTTTTCACTACTGGTTCAAACTCTAATTTTTCGCTTCTTGATATATCTACTTTTACTTTTTTATTGTTTCCAAAACCACCCAATGGGCCTACATAACTTATGTAAAAATTAATACCTCCATCTTCATGCTCGTTATCATCAATTATTTCTAATGGAATATTGGATTCTTCTTTTATTTCTTCGAAAGACTCTTTAAACCAATCAAAAATTTGCTCGTTTGTTATTTCATTATCTAATAGCGTGAAGTCTAAATCTTCTGAGAAACGATAGTCTTCAAAATATACTTTCTTTAATACGGTTCCTCCTTTGAATACCAGTATTTTTGAAAGCTGCTCATGGTTTGCTATACCCCAAAGTATCCAGGATAAAATGTAATCTTTCTCGATTTGTTGGTCACGAACCCCAACTTGGTTTGCTTTCTTTTGTATTTCACCTGGTTTAATCATGTGAACATGGCTGATTTAATAGTTTCTGTATCTAAATTTTGTTGAATACTCCAACGGCTATTTCTTTTACCAGTTTTAGGTAATTCGGTATCTAAAACGATATAAGATGCTGTCTTTATTTTTTGCAATTCTTGAATTATTTCTGTTTCTATTTCAAAAAGTTCTAGAATGTACC harbors:
- a CDS encoding restriction endonuclease subunit S; this translates as MSFLDKLLEGVEVEWKTLGEVAEIIRGVRVTKKDLLSDGKYPVVSGGTGYMGYVNEYNRDKNSITIAQYGTAGYVKWQTEKFWANDVAFTIFPIDENIFSKKYLYYFLMNKQEYLYSISNKTAVPFSISKEAILKLQIPIPCPDNPKKSLEIQQKIVGILDTFTELTAELTAELTAELTARKTQYSYYETKLLFDNNFEMIPLSQLCTVNQGLQIPINERKTENGENRYFYITVQFLKGSDVNYYIESPLQSVICYEDDILVTRTGSTGKIITGVKGCFHNNFFKVNCFENIINKRYMYCVLNSKVMFEKLLHAASGGTVPDLPHNKFYKITIPVPSLEEQASIVSILDKFDVLTTSIREGLPKEIELRQKQYEYYRDLLLTFPKEEKNVTV
- a CDS encoding type I restriction-modification system subunit M, whose protein sequence is MTSTIQKQELQNKIWKIANDVRGAVDGWDFKQFVLGALFYRFISENFTNYFEAGDDSIDYPNLPNSVITPEIKDDAIKTKGYFIYPSQLFKNMAKTANINPNLNTQLKEIFNAIESSANGYPSEQDIKGLFADFDTTSSRLGNTVENKNSRLAAVLKGVEELNFGNFEDNQIDLFGDAYEFLISNYAANAGKSGGEFFTPQTVSKLIAQLAMHKQTTVNKIYDPAAGSGSLLLQAKKHFDSHIIEEGFFGQEINHTTFNLARMNMFLHNINYDKFNIALGNTLLEPDFGDEKPFDAIVSNPPYSVHWIGSDDPTLINDDRFAPAGVLAPKSKADFAFVLHCLSYLSSKGRAALVCFPGIFYRGGAEQKIRKYLVDNNFVETVIALAPNLFYGTSIAVNILVLAKNKTEPKTQFIDATGEDFFKKVTNNNELTNKHIDKIMDMFDSKAEVAHVATTIDNTKIAENDYNLSVSSYVEAKDNREQIDIVELNKEVAKTVVKIDQLRADIDNIIKEIEA
- a CDS encoding nucleotidyl transferase AbiEii/AbiGii toxin family protein codes for the protein MIKPGEIQKKANQVGVRDQQIEKDYILSWILWGIANHEQLSKILVFKGGTVLKKVYFEDYRFSEDLDFTLLDNEITNEQIFDWFKESFEEIKEESNIPLEIIDDNEHEDGGINFYISYVGPLGGFGNNKKVKVDISRSEKLEFEPVVKNAIVDYSDLEDNKLLCYSLEELLVEKLRCTMQRTQPRDYYDIWYLLEVEQMEVEYYTNEFRNKCISKELYPEDFHTKLEQKLPQYKARWKNSMSDQIKNLPDFEQVEREVSRKIKNFMV